TTGTGTGGTAATTATAGGCGGGGCTATTCTTCTGACCTATTTTACCTGTCGGATTTACAAAGCGGATAATCTTTATAAAAATGGGACTGTTTGGCTACATCAGGGAAATACGGATACCGCTATAGCTCAATATGAGCAGGCAATTAAATTACATCCTTATGAAGTCAGGTACCGGGATGAGTGTAATCGACTTTATATAGACAAGGCAAGGAACAACAGTGAACCTAAATGGACTCAATTAGCATTCAAAGGCGCTTCTGAACTCCTTGAACTTACTAACTATAGGCATAGTAATGCTTACTTTACATTAGCCATCACTTATTATATACAGGGAAGTAGAATGGGAGATAATGCCCAGGTAGATAAAGCCATTATGTTTTATAAAAAGGCGGCTGAAATAAATCCATTTTTGGCGGATGCATATAATAATATGGGAGTTATATATACTCAGAGAAATATGCTTGATGAGGCAATTAATGTTTTTAAAGAGGCATATCGTATGAATACTCATCATGTGGGAGCATTAGAGAATCTGGTAAGGATATTTTATAATAGAAATGACCTTGAAAATGCCGCCTTAGTCCTCGAAGAGATATTACAAACACATCCTCAATATAAAACTCAGGAGATACTTACTTTCTTAGGAAGGATTTATTTTGAACAGGGAAGACTTGATAAAGTGATTAGTCAATGTAAAAAGATTATAAAATTAGACCCATCAAATGTTGCCGCTTATGATAATTTAGGCTCAATGTATTATCGTCAGGGTAAGTTGAAAGAAGCTAAAGAATCATTTGAAAAAATACGCCAACTTCAACCAGATAATCCTAAAGCTATGCAAATGTTGAAAGCTATTTCTGTTCAATTATAAAGAGGTAGTAATGCCATTTTCTAACATTCTCCAGATAATAATTAAAGTTAGTCTCCTGATATTAATCTTATCTACCCCTTCGGTAGCGTGGCATTTTATTACCAAAACCCCAATCCATCTTATCCATTTTTTAGCCTACATTTTTAACCTGTTCATTTTATTACTCAGTTTAATAATAAAAGATATTCTAATAAATGGTCTGCCAGGATATTGTGATAAAGTCATCCGAGCCATGGTCATCATATTAGTCATTATTATTCCTACTTTCTTTTGGCTCCCTCTATATGATACCTTTGATTTAGCCAAATTAACCTTGATGTATAGTTTGAATTTAGTTATTTTAGCGATGTGGTTGATAAAGGCTATTGCCTCTAAAGAAACAAAACTTATGAGGACACCACTTGATATTCCTATTTTAGCTTACTTAGCTATCAATATTCTGGTTACTCTTACTTCAGTTAGTCCAACTATCAGTTTATTTGGCTTTTATAAACGCTATGAAGGGCTTTTTCCCATCACCAGTTATCTCTTTTTATATTATGTTGTGGTTAATTTTATGAATACACCTAAATTAGTCAATAGATTAATCAAGGCAATGATTTTGACCGCGACAATAATTGCCATTTATGGTATATTCCAACATTTTGACCATGACCCTTTCAAATGGAGTTTTTCGGCTAAAGAAAGGGTTTTTGGCACATTTGGCAACCCTGTATTTTTCTCTGCTTATCTGATTATGATTATTCCAATGGGATTAGCAATGTTACTTTTAAGAGAAAAACAACCTTATCAGTTATATCCTTTAGATATGAAAAAGGACAAGGTAAAAAAACTCACCTCTAAATCTAAGAAGGTAAAGAAAAAAGGACAATCAAATTCTGCTTACCAGGAGTTAATTTTAAGCTGGCAAAGGATATTTAATACCTGTAAAAACATCTATATCGTTTTATTCCATTTCATAAGTCCATGGTGGTATAGAATTAGTTTGATTTTAGTTTTTGTCTGCTTTGTCTATACCAAAACTCGAGCCACGATAATAGGTTTTGAAGGGGGGATATTTATATTTTCTCTGCTTATCTGTGGGGTAATTTTTTCCCTTACTTTTTACGGCACAATTCTCTTTTGTGGTATCTGCGGATTTATCATTCTTCTTAAATTTCTACCTTCTACTCATACAATTATTTTACTCTGGGGGGCAATTTTACTTGGGTTATTTTCCTTTGGCCCTTTAATTGTTAGAACATTACTTGGTTCAAAAATGATAATTAAAAATACCAAAGATATTATTTCTATTGGTTTAGTATTACTGAGTGTTCTTCTATATTTTAATCTAAAACCTGAAACGGCTGTTGTTAATCGACTCATTGGGACAGTCATAAAATCAGAAACAGTGCAACCTCAAGTTGTGCCTGAAAATAAGGAATTAACAGTTGAAGATAGAATTCAACAGGCATTACCTACCCCAAAAATTAAATTTATTGGAG
The nucleotide sequence above comes from bacterium. Encoded proteins:
- a CDS encoding tetratricopeptide repeat protein translates to MPFSNILQIIIKVSLLILILSTPSVAWHFITKTPIHLIHFLAYIFNLFILLLSLIIKDILINGLPGYCDKVIRAMVIILVIIIPTFFWLPLYDTFDLAKLTLMYSLNLVILAMWLIKAIASKETKLMRTPLDIPILAYLAINILVTLTSVSPTISLFGFYKRYEGLFPITSYLFLYYVVVNFMNTPKLVNRLIKAMILTATIIAIYGIFQHFDHDPFKWSFSAKERVFGTFGNPVFFSAYLIMIIPMGLAMLLLREKQPYQLYPLDMKKDKVKKLTSKSKKVKKKGQSNSAYQELILSWQRIFNTCKNIYIVLFHFISPWWYRISLILVFVCFVYTKTRATIIGFEGGIFIFSLLICGVIFSLTFYGTILFCGICGFIILLKFLPSTHTIILLWGAILLGLFSFGPLIVRTLLGSKMIIKNTKDIISIGLVLLSVLLYFNLKPETAVVNRLIGTVIKSETVQPQVVPENKELTVEDRIQQALPTPKIKFIGGAQEERASLWKRTIEIIFKNTKNSLLGIGLDTLQLMNIGTDKAHNDVLDVTVTRGIIGLLIYFWLLITYIWISFKTAFYTQEISKKVLIASFLACEIGYLIQNQFSFGLVTILLYFWMVMGMTMVIVKPQILSGRQTIVTPRIKNLSFRWILCLLIMGITVVLIYLAFRPFFADAHYRKGFDFVEKHEYEKGIPGLEKAVKTFPYENCYWKVLNSIYVERANNDPVKRKIWVKKAIEGSEFLLTLIPEDMGSYFNMGMAYYLDGDTTKSIASYKKVLESEPEAIDTLNNLATIYANQGDYKKAEEMFKKVYKISPGHASAKNNLIQLYKIQGRYKETMELDADYAKQMHIQLTKNYYEKGDIDQAIEEIKKVLEIDPSDIQSRRNLGSFYLLKKRYQEAKIEFNNVLKLDPNDNYAKQMIKGL